The DNA segment ATTCAAAGCCTGCTAAAGAAACTACTGCAAACCCTGGCTCCGCATGAGCAGCAGTTGATTCGGATGACCTATTACGAGGGTTTTAGTCTGAAGGAGGCCGCCGACCGCCTGGGTAAAAGCAAATCGTGGGCAAGTCGGTTGCATCAAGCCATTTTAGAGCGTCTGGCTAGGGCTCTGCGGCAGACGACCTAGCTAGATAGCGGACCAAGTTAAAGCGTAGCGATTAAATCGATCGGAATGATTCGCACCAGTGAGGATTGCCGAGAAAGAGGGTAAGGAGACTTTTGACGATGATCCGGCCGAACTCATTCCGCCGGAATAAATTAGTTGAAGTTCCTCGTTTGACACTTATACTTTCGCGGCAAATTTGTTCCCCTGTCCGTTCGAGATGAACCGTTATGGCATTTCCACAAGTACTCGATATCGAATCGCTGATAAATCCGATCTCGGAGGAAAGCCCGAGCGGCGTGGAACTTCGTGGCTCTGAACAGGCCAACGAGTTTTTCGATCTACGTGAAGTCTTCAATCAGTCGAACAAGGCCGAGCGTGATTTACAGACCGCAATGGCATTTCCGGACGAGGAATTCCCCGACTTGAAAGACCCGGAGTGGGAAGAAGTCCGCGATCGGTCGATGCACATATTGGCCAACTACTCTAAGGACGTTTCGGTCGCCTCTTGGTTAATTGAAGCCTCGATGCGACTGGAGGGGATCCCCGGTCTGCGAGATGGCTTTAAGGCGATGCTAGAGATTTGTCGTCGCTATTGGGACAACATTCACCCAGAACCCGACGAAGATGAAGGCTACGCCGAAACAGTCTCGCAGTTGACCGGCCTTACTAGCGATCGCTCGTATGGAGTTTTGGACAATCTTCCGTTAACAAACGGTGGAGGGGGGAGCTACTCCCTCTTTGACTTCAATGAAGCCAACCGCATCGATGGTATGGATGCGGAAGACAAGCAGCGGCGGATTAGCGAGGGGGCGGTTGAGCGGCACACGTTCGACGAGTCCTTTCGCACGACATCTCGAGATCATTTGAATAACGTAATCGAAGATCTCGATACATTGATCGCTACGATTCGCGAGTTGGAAACGTACTTGGACGAGCGTTGTCTGCGGAATTCCTACGGGGAAGAGACGGCCCCGTCGATGACCTCGTTTCGTCAACGACTCGAATCAATTCGATCGACGGTCCAACAACTGATGTCGGAACTATTGCTCGACGAGGTGACGGAATCGACCGACTCTGCCGGCGAGGAGTCGGAAGATGGAGGGCCTGTCGTTCAGCAAAAAGGAGTCGCCGGTACCATTCAAAGCCGAGCTGATGCGATCAAGATGATCCGTAAGGCGGCGGAGTATTTTCGTAAGACGGAACCGCAGTCTTTCATCTATTTCAAATTGGAACAAGCAGCCCGATGGGCCGAAATGCCCTTTCCCGAACTGCTCAAAGAATTACTTCGAGATGAGACCGCCATGGGCGAATTGCATCGTCGAACTGGGATTCCTATACCCGACGACGATAGTGGATATTAATGAAATTTCTTTAATATCTTGCATTGATTGATTGAAATCTGTCCGCATATTACCGACATTGAGGGCAGGTTAAGTTTGGGCAAACTTGGCCAGTGACGATGCGTGCTGTCCATTAGGGCTGCGAGCTGCTTTTCACCGACGCATCAAATTGAACTGACATTGAGGGGAAACGATGGCTGAAAGTTATCAAAAGAGGCTCAACCGCGTCCGTAAGCCTCGCGTCCACATCACCTATGACGTGGAAACGGGTGACGCGATGGAAAAGAAAGAGCTTCCGTTCGTTGTGGGCGTCATGGGGGACTTCTCGGGCAACCCATCTGAAAAACTGGAACCGCTCAAAGAACGCAAGTTCGTCCAGATCGATCGTGACAACATCGACGACGTGATGAAGCGTTTTCGTCCCGAACTGAACATGCGGGTCGATAACACGCTGGCCGGCGATGGCTCAGAGATGGCCGTCAACTTGAAGTTCGAATCGATGGACGATTTCAGTCCAGCCAATGTTGCCAAGCAAGTCGAACCACTTAAGAAACTACTCGCCACACGCGACAATCTTCGCGACCTGCTTACCAAGATCGATCGCAGCGACGATCTGGAAACGCTTTTAGAACAGGTCATGAACGACGCAGATCAACTTAAGAAGTTGGCCGGCGAACTGGGTGTTGACGAATCGGGTGATGCCGACAAGGGGGATAGTTAATTATGAGTGCAGGCGAACAACAATCGGCCCAATCGGCGGCACAAAACGAAGATGCTACCAGTTTGCTGGATGCCGCGATCACCGCGACCAAGCAAACCGAGCAGCCACGAGCCAAGGAGTTGATTGAAACTCTGGTTCAAGAGGCCATGAAGGGTACCGTCACCTTCGATAAAGACATCATCCGCACGATCAATCAAGGGATCGCAGCAATTGATGAGGCCGTGTCGCAACAACTCGCAGCCGTGATGCATCACGCTGAATTCCAGAAACTGGAAGGCAGCTGGCGCGGCTTGCATTACCTGGTCAGCAACAGCGAAACGGGCGAAATGCTCAAGCTGCGTGTGCTGAACGCTTCTAAGAAGGATATCTCGAAGGACCTGGAACGTGCGGTCGAATTCGATCAGAGCACGCTCTTCAAGAAGGTTTACGAGAGCGAATTCGGCCTAGCCGGTGGTACGCCTTACGGGGCGTTGATCGGCAACTTCGAATGGGACAATACGCCCGACGATATTGCCGCTCTGGAAAAGATGTCTGGCGTTGCCGCGTCGGCGTTTGCACCGTTTCTTACGGCACCAAGTGCCAGCTTCTTCGGGTTCGATGATTGGGAAGAACTCTCGAAGCCACGTGACCTGGCCAAGATTTTTGACTCGCAAGAGTACATCAAGTGGAACTCGTTCCGCCAGTCGGAAGACTCTCGCTTCGTCACGATGTGTATGCCGCGAACCCTGGCTCGTTTGCCTTATGGTGCCGCGACCAAGCCGGTTGAAGAGTTCAACTACGAAGAAGTGGAAACCGGTCCCAGCGGTCAGCCGATCGAAGTCGATCATGGCGAATACTGCTGGATGAATACGGCATTCGTGATGGGTGCCAAGATGACCGACGCGTTCGCCAAGACTGGCTGGTGCACGGCCATCCGTGGCGTTGAAAACGGCGGTAAGGTCGAAGGCCTGCCGGTTCACGTCTTCAAGAGCAGCGATGGCGACTCCGGCGTCAAGTGTCCGACGGAAGTGGCGATCACTGATCGTCGTGAAGCGGAATTAAGCAAGCTCGGCTTCCTGTCGCTTTGCCACTTTAAAGACACCGATTACTCGGTCTTCTTCGGTGGTCAAACGACCCAAAAGCCTAAGCAGTACCATGATCCTGATGCGACGGCCAATGCCGAGATCTCGGCACGTTTGCCGTACATCATGGCATCGTCTCGCTTCGCGCACTATCTAAAAGTGATCGCCCGCGATAAGATCGGTTCGTTCATGGAACGAGACGATTGCGAACGTTGGTTGAACGACTGGATTCACAACTACGTTTGTGCCGACGAACGCCCCAGTGCCGAAGTCAAAGCTCGCTTGCCATTGGCCCAAGCACGCGTGGAAGTTACCGAAACGCCCGGCAAGCCCGGTTCGTATAACGCGGTAGCTTACTTGCGACCTTGGCTGCAAATGGAAGAGTTGACCGCCTCGCTAAGGATGGTGGCATCGATTCCGCAGAAAGCAGGCTAGTCTGCTTCGATAGATAAGCAATCCCAGAGGCACATTGGGGAACCGCTCCTCTGTGCCTCTTTTTTTATCCTCTTCTCTGCGCGATGTTGCAATGAGTGCCGAGTTTCAGTCGCAACCCGAAGAGTTCGCCGAGGCGCCTGCCCAACAGGAATCGCCAGCCGAAGAGTCGAACGCGCCGAGCGAGGATGCTTACTCTGGTTCGATCTTAGATTGGATCGTTTCCCACGAGAACGTCCAGCAATCGAATCAGGCAGCGCATCGCTGGGACGAGTTCATGAACGCTTCGACCGTTCATGAGAAACTGGCCGCCTGGCTCGGTAAGATCGATGGTTTGTCGAAAAAGTCGCTCGTACTGCGACTGAACGCTGACGTCGCCCAGATCGATCACTGGCTCACCGAGCAGATCAACGCCGTCCTGCATCATCCGCAGTTTCAAAAGCTGGAAGCATCTTGGCGCGGCCTTGAGTATTTGACCGACATGGTCGACGACGAGGCCGACCGGGAACGCGTCGTCATTCGAGTGCTCAACGCAAGCTGGAAGGATGTCGAACGCGATATTGAACGCGCCGTCGAGTTT comes from the Bremerella alba genome and includes:
- the tssA gene encoding type VI secretion system protein TssA, whose protein sequence is MAFPQVLDIESLINPISEESPSGVELRGSEQANEFFDLREVFNQSNKAERDLQTAMAFPDEEFPDLKDPEWEEVRDRSMHILANYSKDVSVASWLIEASMRLEGIPGLRDGFKAMLEICRRYWDNIHPEPDEDEGYAETVSQLTGLTSDRSYGVLDNLPLTNGGGGSYSLFDFNEANRIDGMDAEDKQRRISEGAVERHTFDESFRTTSRDHLNNVIEDLDTLIATIRELETYLDERCLRNSYGEETAPSMTSFRQRLESIRSTVQQLMSELLLDEVTESTDSAGEESEDGGPVVQQKGVAGTIQSRADAIKMIRKAAEYFRKTEPQSFIYFKLEQAARWAEMPFPELLKELLRDETAMGELHRRTGIPIPDDDSGY
- the tssB gene encoding type VI secretion system contractile sheath small subunit, whose product is MAESYQKRLNRVRKPRVHITYDVETGDAMEKKELPFVVGVMGDFSGNPSEKLEPLKERKFVQIDRDNIDDVMKRFRPELNMRVDNTLAGDGSEMAVNLKFESMDDFSPANVAKQVEPLKKLLATRDNLRDLLTKIDRSDDLETLLEQVMNDADQLKKLAGELGVDESGDADKGDS
- the tssC gene encoding type VI secretion system contractile sheath large subunit, coding for MSAGEQQSAQSAAQNEDATSLLDAAITATKQTEQPRAKELIETLVQEAMKGTVTFDKDIIRTINQGIAAIDEAVSQQLAAVMHHAEFQKLEGSWRGLHYLVSNSETGEMLKLRVLNASKKDISKDLERAVEFDQSTLFKKVYESEFGLAGGTPYGALIGNFEWDNTPDDIAALEKMSGVAASAFAPFLTAPSASFFGFDDWEELSKPRDLAKIFDSQEYIKWNSFRQSEDSRFVTMCMPRTLARLPYGAATKPVEEFNYEEVETGPSGQPIEVDHGEYCWMNTAFVMGAKMTDAFAKTGWCTAIRGVENGGKVEGLPVHVFKSSDGDSGVKCPTEVAITDRREAELSKLGFLSLCHFKDTDYSVFFGGQTTQKPKQYHDPDATANAEISARLPYIMASSRFAHYLKVIARDKIGSFMERDDCERWLNDWIHNYVCADERPSAEVKARLPLAQARVEVTETPGKPGSYNAVAYLRPWLQMEELTASLRMVASIPQKAG